A genomic window from Salvia hispanica cultivar TCC Black 2014 chromosome 5, UniMelb_Shisp_WGS_1.0, whole genome shotgun sequence includes:
- the LOC125188398 gene encoding uncharacterized protein LOC125188398 isoform X1, which produces MLRATSSSTRCLMKRPFDRQAQLLLRKAPVFGLNFTAGNSLAAAITAAAAALVLSAGAIEVAAPSQPEETLSNVPQTLSSVCGPEQKDCRKRYKIQRPKSKAAEACTSKCSSTCMQGGYGSPGEGPFNIRRPLVVFKDGFRSRKYCLSECSDICNLIRDGDDGP; this is translated from the exons ATGCTCCGAGCAACTTCCAGTTCCACCAGATGCTTGATGAAACGCCCCTTTGATCGCCAAGCTCAACTCCTCCTCAGAAAAGCTCCCGTCTTCGGTCTCAATTTCACCGCAGGAAACTCCTTAGCCGCCGCAATAACGGCCGCGGCGGCAGCGCTTGTGCTGTCTGCCGGTGCCATAGAGGTGGCCGCGCCATCCCAGCCGGAGGAGACGCTATCTAACGTGCCGCAGACGCTCTCGAGTGTGTGCGGCCCCGAGCAAAAGGACTGCAGGAAAAGATATAAAATCCAGAGGCCGAAGTCGAAGGCGGCAGAGGCTTGCACGAGTAAGTGCTCCTCGACTTGCATGCaaggcggttacggttccccCGGTGAAGGCCCGTTTAATATCCGGAG ACCACTAGTTGTTTTCAAAGATGGATTTCGAAGTCGAAAATATTG tttaTCAGAATGCTCTGACATTTGTAACTTGATTAGAGATGGAGATGATGGACCCtga
- the LOC125188395 gene encoding guanylate kinase 2-like, whose amino-acid sequence MGEAPAFIADDDVSNGLLLKSKGCETIINMGCNRTFAIGAMGNGSDSSIGVRILDKSTSEWVIPTVFGTKPALSKGHSAIVLDEDRILVIKGNSTSDDCFWFLEVNTAFVREQRARVGTEVVAWSKGVVGEAQIPVVISGPSGVGKGTLIAKLMEDFPMMFGFSVSHTTRAPRNNEQNGVHYHFTERHVMEKDIQDGKFLEFADVHGNLYGTSVEAVEMVTDQGKRCILDIDVQGARSVKASSLEAIFVFIRPPSFEQLEKRLRARGTETEEQIQKRLRNAKMEIDQGTSSELFDHCLINDDLEMCYENLKKLLGLNDGSGKATKLSVPETVHVPLEHTISKIDKKILINCTTPQQEKPANNMFVLDLSSIKSGAPGRTRGLNFYAAGPSMTGTNGFKMAS is encoded by the exons ATG GGGGAAGCTCCAGCTTTCATTGCTGATGATGATGTTTCAAATGGGCTTCTCTTGAAATCGAAGGGCTGCGAAACAATCATCAACATGGGCTGCAATAGAACA TTTGCCATTGGTGCAATGGGAAATGGATCTGATTCCTCCATTGGAGTTCGGATTTTAGATAAATCCACGAGCGAATG GGTGATCCCAACTGTGTTTGGGACGAAACCTGCCCTGTCAAAGGGACACTCGGCTATAGTCTTGGATGAAGATCGGATTTTGGTCATCAAGGGTAACTCGACCTCAGATGATTGCTTTTGGTTCCTTGAG GTTAACACTGCGTTTGTGAGAGAGCAGAGAGCTCGAGTAGGGACTGAAGTGGTTGCTTGGAGTAAAGGTGTGGTGGGAGAGGCTCAAATACCAGTTGTCATAAGTGGTCCTTCGGGAGTTGGTAAGGGCACCCTCATTGCCAAATTGATGGAGGACTTCCCAATGATGTTTGGGTTCTCAGTGAGCCACACCACCCGTGCTCCAAGAAACAACGAGCAGAATGGCGTCCACTATCATTTCACAGAGCGTCATGTGATGGAGAAAGATATACAGGATGGAAAGTTCCTAGAGTTTGCAGATGTTCATGGGAACCTCTATGGAACCAGTGTGGAGGCGGTTGAGATGGTTACCGACCAAGGAAAG AGATGCATTCTCGACATTGATGTTCAAGGGGCTAGATCTGTCAAGGCTAGCTCTCTCGAGGCCATATTTGTCTTTATCCGCCCTCCTTCATTCGAGCAGCTCGAGAAACGCCTTCGTGCTAG ggGGACTGAGACAGAAGAGCAGATCCAAAAGCGACTAAGAAATGCTAAGATGGAGATTGATCAGGGAACCTCGTCCGAGCTCTTTGATCATTGCTTGATCAACGATGATCTGGAGATGTGTTACGAGAATCTTAAA AAATTATTAGGCCTGAATGATGGAAGTGGCAAAGCCACCAAGTTATCAG TTCCAGAGACGGTCCACGTGCCTCTGGAACACACCATCTCAAAAATCGACAAGAAGATCCTCATAAACTGCACTACTCCACAGCAAGAGAAACCGGCTAACAACAT GTTTGTGCTGGACTTATCCTCGATCAAGAGTGGGGCCCCTGGCCGGACGAGGGGTCTAAATTTCTATGCGGCTGGACCATCCATGACCGGCACTAATGGCTTTAAAATGGCAAGCTAA
- the LOC125188396 gene encoding remorin 4.1-like, whose protein sequence is MLNEQRARNNTHNQDNSDESSTMRDIHALTPPPSSSLSMASSASGENFTSISREFNALVLAGSRFRADQNQTGLDPAGLGRIGEDRHSAEPLETNPLAIVLDPNPLQSPPREVVTVQRVKKEEAETKINAWQNAKIAKINNRFKREETVINGWEDKQEHKSSSWMKHVERNIEEKRAKALEKMRNDIAKAHRKAEEKRASAEGKRGTKIARVLEIATFMRAMGRAPSKRSFF, encoded by the exons ATGTTGAACGAGCAAAGAGCGAGAAACAACACTCACAATCAAGACAATTCCGATGAATCATCGACGATGAGAGACATCCACGCCTTGACGCCGCCGCCCTCATCATCTCTATCCATGGCGTCGTCAGCCTCCGGTGAGAATTTCACCAGCATCAGCCGCGAGTTCAACGCTCTAGTCCTGGCCGGCTCCCGCTTTCGAGCCGACCAGAACCAGACCGGACTCGACCCGGCCGGCTTGGGCCGCATCGGGGAGGACCGCCACTCGGCCGAGCCGCTCGAGACCAACCCCTTAGCCATCGTCCTCGATCCCAATCCGCTGCAGTCGCCACCGCGGGAGGTGGTGACAGTGCAGCGAGTGAAGAAAGAGGAAGCGGAGACCAAGATTAATGCGTGGCAGAATGCGAAGATAGCCAAGATAAACAACCGGTTTAAGAGAGAGGAAACCGTAATCAACGGTTGGGAAGATAAGCAAGAGCATAAGTCTTCTTCATGGATGAAACATGTTGAG AGAAACATAGAGGAAAAGAGAGCAAAAGCATTAGAAAAGATGAGAAATGACATAGCAAAAGCCCACAGAAAAGCCGAAGAGAAAAGGGCATCTGCTGAGGGCAAAAGAGGCACTAAAATTGCTAGGGTTCTTGAAATAGCCACTTTCATGAGAGCCATGGGGCGAGCTCCTTCCAAGCGCTCTTTCTTCTAA
- the LOC125188390 gene encoding RNA polymerase-associated protein LEO1-like yields MGVTLMEFGNDMRNGVMFTIRGCLHHPFLVFIVCGMIYISRAFPFMFSLLLPAAPVVVCTAVLLGTLLYYGQQSMHETEIGMKSKYEGVSLRNHKYVDANTASVVAENNEQHFVEKCGDSVESNLVGRRLDEIRVGMDESSEGISVGMDGSSKGSVSSEIGSENDESGEESEGLDDHRVHEEEERGRDGEGDGEVMADHYAIISKVIGDLLESESDHEKSDGDSGDSERENRMDHQKDEAEGGRESSDSRSEGTENSSPDDTSIEDIMPMMLHELHPLLDEDAPQPPQMSHANSEASLNKHSHRSSNDGIESADETDIQESEVADDDDDDEADDDTEDHTQSVITWTEEDQKNLMEVGNSEIERNRRLERIIRRRRNRSMVPEINLSEYKNSEFQIQIAPISTARRNPFDLPQDSGPGSAPSVLSRRRTNPFELPDDLVEEDPNETADRSRIELRPSLTRHPLLRRRDNFSTRPSIFSPNRLEGRPVKIKPFFVAQQVVADESSYSPFKRQASDHSSGPEETDSVGSVEYFEDEGGDDSDEDIEDDLSKNHDGVSNDQESADTSPSLAAMDKGLNREPAYETDTSPTARAQLEVEPDDDEMQVPETASAH; encoded by the exons atgggggTTACATTAATGGAGTTTGGGAATGATATGAGGAATGGTGTGATGTTTACAATTAGAGGGTGTTTGCATCATCCATTCCTTGTGTTTATTGTGTGTGGGATGATATACATTTCGAGGGCATTTCCTTTCATGTTTTCCTTGTTGCTTCCGGCGGCTCCGGTCGTAGTTTGCACGGCTGTCTTGCTCGGTACCCTATTGTATTACGGGCAGCAGAGCATGCACGAGACCGAGATAGGAATGAAGTCCAAATATGAGGGTGTTTCACTTAGGAATCACAAGTATGTAGATGCTAATACTGCTAGTGTTGTTGCTGAGAACAATGAGCAGCATTTTGTTGAGAAATGTGGTGATAGTGTGGAGTCGAACTTGGTAGGGCGTAGGCTCGATGAGATTCGTGTAGGCATGGATGAATCGAGTGAGGGGATTAGTGTAGGCATGGATGGATCGAGTAAGGGGAGTGTATCGAGTGAGATTGGGTCGGAGAATGACGAGAGTGGGGAGGAGAGTGAAGGATTAGACGATCATCGGGTGCACGAGGAAGAAGAGAGGGGGAGAGATGGAGAGGGAGATGGGGAGGTGATGGCTGATCACTATGCCATAATCTCTAAAGTGATTGGTGATCTACTAGAATCGGAGTCGGACCACGAGAAATCCGACGGGGATTCGGGTGATTCAGAGAGGGAGAATAGGATGGATCACCAGAAGGATGAGGCAGAAGGAGGCCGAGAAAGTTCAGACTCACGGTCCGAGGGGACCGAGAACTCGTCTCCAGATGACACCTCGATTGAGGACATAATGCCGATGATGCTCCACGAGCTCCACCCCCTTTTGGATGAGGATGCTCCGCAGCCTCCTCAGATGTCGCATGCCAACTCCGAGGCATCGCTGAATAAGCATTCTCATCGCTCAAGCAATGATGGCATCGAGTCGGCTGATGAGACGGACATACAAGAATCGGAGGTCGCAGATgatgacgacgacgacgagGCGGATGACGACACAGAGGATCACACCCAGTCTGTGATCACTTGGACAGAGGAGGATCAGAAAAATCTAATGGAAGTCGGGAATTCGGAGATCGAAAGGAATCGACGGTTGGAGAGGATTATAAGGAGGAGAAGGAACCGGAGTATGGTGCCTGAGATCAACTTGTCGGAGTACAAAAACTCTGAATTCCAGATCCAAATCGCTCCGATATCCACAGCAAGACGGAATCCGTTTGATCTCCCTCAAGATTCTGGCCCTGGCTCGGCTCCTTCGGTTCTATCGCGACGGAGAACGAACCCTTTTGAACTACCTGACGACTTGGTCGAAGAGGATCCTAATGAAACAGCGGACAGGTCTCGAATAGAGCTTAGGCCGTCGCTAACTCGACACCCCCTCCTTAGAAGACGCGACAATTTCTCCACTAGGCCCTCGATCTTTTCCCCGAATAGGCTAGAGGGGCGGCCGGTGAAGATAAAACCCTTCTTTGTTGCACAGCAGGTGGTTGCAGATGAGTCAAGCTACTCACCGTTTAAACGGCAGGCGAGCGACCACAGCTCTGGTCCGGAGGAAACAGATTCAGTTGGTTCGGTCGAGTATTTTGAAGACGAGGGAGGAGATGATTCTGATGAAGACATTGAAGATGATCTGTCGAAGAATCATGATGGGGTGTCCAATGATCAAGAAAGTGCTGATACGAGCCCCTCTCTGGCAGCGATGGACAAGGGTCTGAACAGGGAGCCTGCGTACGAGACCGACACGAGCCCCACTGCGAGGGCTCAACTAGAAGTAGAGCCAGATGATGATGAAATGCAG GTACCGGAAACCGCGTCTGCTcattaa
- the LOC125188394 gene encoding alpha-1,6-mannosyl-glycoprotein 2-beta-N-acetylglucosaminyltransferase — translation MAVSHKKSRMKNLGFCRLILILIFGAVFVLLLLRANTFTDLISRYSVESDDDESFESNYNYSLSFSKDLKLPRQNELSLSLEKRNQMLPRNLDMYPKLAKNHIVIVLYVHNRPQYLRVAVDSLSKVKGISETLLIVSHDGYFDEMNKVVEGIKFCQVKQIFAPFSPHLFLDGFPGVSSSDCRDKDDAVVKKCEGTPDQYGNHRSPKIVSLKHHWWWMMNTVWDGLKETSQHSGHILFIEEDHFIFPNAYQNLQLLVKLKPKKCPDCYAANLAPSDVKSKGEGWESLVAERMGNVGYSFNRTVWRMIHRKAREFCSFDDYNWDITMWATVYPSFGSPVYSLRGPRTSAVHFGKCGLHQGQSENAACIDNGVFNFDVEETDTVPNIKSDWGLHVYKHQSGYQAGFRGWGGWGDKRDRQLCLDFAKMYSTSKADVV, via the coding sequence ATGGCGGTTTCTCACAAAAAATCCCGGATGAAAAATTTGGGTTTTTGCCGGTTGATTTTGATTCTTATTTTTGGAGCTGTTTTCGTGCTGTTATTGTTGAGGGCCAATACTTTTACAGATTTAATTAGTAGATATTCAGTTGAGAGTGACGATGATGAGAGTTTTGAATCGAATTATAACTACAGTTTGAGTTTTAGCAAGGATTTGAAGCTTCCTCGGCAGAATGAGCTGTCACTTTCACTAGAAAAGCGTAATCAGATGTTGCCTAGGAACTTAGATATGTACCCTAAGCTAGCCAAGAATCACATAGTGATTGTGTTATATGTGCATAACCGGCCTCAATACCTTCGTGTAGCCGTAGACAGCCTCTCGAAGGTCAAGGGGATTAGTGAGACTCTCCTCATTGTTAGCCATGATGGTTACTTTGATGAGATGAACAAGGTTGTGGAGGGCATCAAGTTTTGCCAAGTGAAACAGATCTTTGCCCCGTTTTCGCCCCATCTGTTTCTTGATGGATTCCCCGGTGTTTCCTCGAGTGATTGTAGGGATAAGGATGATGCCGTGGTGAAGAAATGTGAGGGGACTCCGGATCAGTATGGCAACCATAGGTCGCCTAAGATTGTGTCGTTGAAGCATCATTGGTGGTGGATGATGAACACGGTGTGGGATGGTTTGAAGGAGACGAGTCAGCATTCGGGGCATATCCTTTTTATTGAGGAGGATCACTTTATTTTCCCTAACGCGTACCAAAACTTGCAGCTGCTTGTGAAGCTGAAGCCTAAGAAGTGCCCGGATTGCTATGCTGCGAATCTGGCGCCGTCTGATGTGAAGTCGAAGGGGGAAGGGTGGGAGAGTTTGGTAGCGGAGAGGATGGGAAATGTGGGGTACTCTTTCAACCGGACAGTGTGGCGGATGATTCATAGGAAGGCTAGGGAGTTTTGCTCATTTGATGATTATAACTGGGATATAACAATGTGGGCTACCGTTTATCCCTCATTTGGGAGCCCCGTTTACTCGTTGAGGGGACCTAGGACGAGCGCTGTCCACTTTGGGAAGTGTGGTCTGCATCAAGGTCAGAGCGAAAATGCGGCTTGTATTGATAATGGTGTCTTCAATTTTGATGTCGAGGAAACAGATACAGTTCCTAATATTAAATCAGACTGGGGGCTGCACGTGTACAAGCACCAATCCGGCTATCAAGCCGGATTTAGGGGATGGGGAGGCTGGGGAGATAAAAGGGACCGTCAACTATGTTTGGACTTTGCCAAAATGTATTCGACTTCAAAGGCCGATGTGGTGTGA
- the LOC125189423 gene encoding glycine-rich RNA-binding protein 1-like: MHGRDEDSPGTEESGYGYYPSSQPSQLWGSSPSPPPFQAWSPTSPPWQQSQYRAQSSHQRNLGRSAFGDYRPTMDSPNHPRPDTPSHSFQRTQTPLSDFDRFTIEQMMGMMSPGLPETPPTRSGGGGGGGRGGGNGGGGRGGGNGGGGRGGDNGGDGGRGGGAGGVGDEDEADVSDSATE, encoded by the coding sequence ATGCACGGGAGAGACGAAGATTCACCCGGCACGGAAGAATCGGGATATGGATACTATCCTTCTTCCCAGCCATCTCAGCTGTGGGGATCGAGTCCCAGTCCCCCTCCATTCCAGGCGTGGTCACCGACATCCCCGCCATGGCAACAAAGCCAATATCGGGCTCAATCTTCTCATCAGAGGAATTTGGGTCGTTCGGCGTTTGGGGATTATCGACCCACTATGGACTCGCCCAACCATCCGAGGCCGGATACCCCTTCTCACTCTTTCCAGCGCACCCAGACTCCTTTGTCTGATTTCGATAGGTTCACAATAgagcagatgatggggatgatgagTCCGGGCCTTCCGGAGACCCCGCCGACGAGAtctggcggcggcggcggtggtgggaGAGGCGGCGGCAACGGTGGTGGTGGGAGGGGCGGCGGCAACGGTGGTGGTGGGAGGGGCGGCGACAACGGGGGCGACGGGGGCAGGGGCGGCGGCGCCGGGGGAGTGGGCGACGAAGATGAGGCCGATGTTTCCGACTCCGCCACCGAGTAG
- the LOC125188392 gene encoding adenylosuccinate synthetase 2, chloroplastic-like, whose translation MNLSSSTSISSTTRTWSSSGRLCGSHPQLSLSLPTHKLNHQKTIICSAAAKSGATVIEQGLGNSRPETNRIGDLSHVSGVLGSQWGDEGKGKLVDILAQHFEIVARCQGGANAGHTIYNSEGKKFALHLVPSGILNEETVCVIGNGVVVHLPGLFNEVDGLEANGVSCKGRILVSDRAHLLFDFHQAVDGLREAELAKSFIGTTRRGIGPCYSSKVIRNGLRVGDLRHMDTFPQKLDILLSDAAARFKDFNYTPEMLRDEVEQYKRFAERLEPFITDTVHFMNDAISRKQKILVEGGQATMLDIDFGTYPFVTSSSPSAGGICTGLGIAPRALGDLIGVVKAYTTRVGSGPFPTEILGKDGDVLRFAGQEFGTTTGRPRRCGWLDIVALKYCSQINGFSSLNLTKLDVLSDLPEIQLGIRYKLPDGSQVHSFPGDLRLLEQIQVEYEVMPGWQVDISSIREYSQLPKAARDYVERIEELVGVPIHYIGVGPGRDALIYK comes from the exons ATGAACCTCTCCTCCTCCACCTCAATTTCCTCCACCACGCGGACCTGGAGCAGCTCCGGCAGGCTCTGCGGCTCCCACCCCCAACTCAGTCTCTCGCTCCCCACCCACAAGCTCAACCACCAGAAGACGATTATTTGCTCCGCCGCCGCCAAGAGCGGCGCCACCGTGATCGAACAAGGTCTGGGCAACTCTCGACCGGAAACCAACCGAATCGGAGATCTTAGCCATGTTTCCGGCGTGCTAGGAAGCCAGTGGGGGGACGAGGGCAAAGGAAAGCTCGTCGATATTCTAGCTCAGCATTTCGAGATCGTCGCTCGTTGTCAG GGTGGAGCTAATGCGGGCCACACAATTTACAATTCAGAGGGCAAAAAGTTTGCACTTCACCTTGTCCCCTCTGGGATCCTGAATGAAGAAACTGTCTGCGTGATTGGTAATGGAGTTGTGGTGCATCTGCCAGGATTGTTTAATGAAGTGGATGGGCTTGAAGCCAACGGAGTCTCTTGCAAAGGAAGAATACTCGTGTCTGACCGTGCTCACCtgttatttgattttcatCAGGCTGTGGATGGGCTTAGGGAAGCTGAACTTGCTAAGTCATTTATAGGCACTACCAGGAGAGGTATTGGCCCTTGCTATTCGAGCAAGGTTATTCGGAATGGTTTAAGAGTAGGTGACTTGAGGCACATGGATACTTTCCCACAGAAGCtcgatattttattatctgaCGCTGCTGCAAGATTCAAGGACTTTAACTATACCCCTGAAATGCTCAGGGATGAAGTTGAACAGTACAAGAGGTTTGCCGAGAGGTTGGAACCCTTCATTACTGATACTGTGCATTTCATGAATGATGCCATATCGCGGAAACAGAAGATTTTGGTAGAAGGTGGTCAGGCAACCATGCTGGATATTGATTTTGGAACTTACCCTTTCGTAACTTCTTCCAGTCCATCTGCTGGAGGAATCTGCACCGGTCTTGGTATTGCTCCTAGAGCCCTTGGTGATCTTATAGGCGTG GTGAAAGCATACACAACGCGAGTTGGTTCAGGTCCTTTCCCAACAGAAATACTGGGTAAAGACGGTGATGTTCTCAGGTTTGCTGGACAGGAGTTTGGCACTACTACTGGTCGCCCTCGTCGTTGTGGCTGGCTGGACATAGTTGCACTAAAGTACTGTTCTCAGATAAATGGATTCTCGTCTCTTAACCTTACCAAACTTGATGTATTGTCTGATCTACCGGAAATCCAGTTGGGTATTCGTTACAAGCTACCCGATGGCTCACAAGTCCATTCATTCCCTGGAGATCTTCGTCTCCTGGAGCAGATCCAA GTCGAATACGAGGTTATGCCTGGTTGGCAGGTCGACATCTCTTCCATCAGAGAGTACTCCCAGCTACCAAAGGCAGCTCGCGATTACGTAGAGAGGATAGAAGAGCTGGTAGGCGTACCCATCCACTACATAGGCGTTGGACCAGGCCGTGATGCCCTCATATACAAGTAA
- the LOC125188398 gene encoding uncharacterized protein LOC125188398 isoform X2 translates to MLRATSSSTRCLMKRPFDRQAQLLLRKAPVFGLNFTAGNSLAAAITAAAAALVLSAGAIEVAAPSQPEETLSNVPQTLSSVCGPEQKDCRKRYKIQRPKSKAAEACTSKCSSTCMQGGYGSPGEGPFNIRRPLVVFKDGFRSRKY, encoded by the exons ATGCTCCGAGCAACTTCCAGTTCCACCAGATGCTTGATGAAACGCCCCTTTGATCGCCAAGCTCAACTCCTCCTCAGAAAAGCTCCCGTCTTCGGTCTCAATTTCACCGCAGGAAACTCCTTAGCCGCCGCAATAACGGCCGCGGCGGCAGCGCTTGTGCTGTCTGCCGGTGCCATAGAGGTGGCCGCGCCATCCCAGCCGGAGGAGACGCTATCTAACGTGCCGCAGACGCTCTCGAGTGTGTGCGGCCCCGAGCAAAAGGACTGCAGGAAAAGATATAAAATCCAGAGGCCGAAGTCGAAGGCGGCAGAGGCTTGCACGAGTAAGTGCTCCTCGACTTGCATGCaaggcggttacggttccccCGGTGAAGGCCCGTTTAATATCCGGAG ACCACTAGTTGTTTTCAAAGATGGATTTCGAAGTCGAAAATATTG A